The following are from one region of the Anaeropeptidivorans aminofermentans genome:
- a CDS encoding HlyD family secretion protein, which yields MKKFSSAFKSKNSAKVIIPVMCVIIAVSASVVLGFQKDNASASADYTLLHKADLTDSISMKGIVESDNTQKVYSNLSYKVKEVFVEAGDYVKEGDILAQLETEDLERSLEKRKEEVSASHQSNINQLNNSQRILSEALSNLNNGTNSQIVSAETSLKTAEINLENTKKAYNDAVNDSNQGINTKLASAQSNLETAELDFNKRQKDYDNAKALFNAGGISLEELEQSEKTLKNAQIQYDDALLSLENAKTADSRTLEQAEENLKTAQTNYDNAVKALNSAKAKAQQDISDYKSKVESAQIAVNNKSNQLSIEELEKQLNDSAIYSPISGTVTAVYATEGSSGQGLLFIVEDTENLKITTYIKEYDVSKIKEGMKVVIRSDATGNDEYEGILSKIEPAAVKNTNGDTSSTTDVEFKAEIAVVSSETNLRIGMNTRMNIIISSKESVYSVPFESIKLGNNGQSTVFIIDDSGILHEIAVKTGLETDFYTEIESDALYDNARIASNITGLVDGMKTSLK from the coding sequence ATGAAAAAGTTTTCTTCAGCATTTAAAAGCAAAAATTCAGCTAAAGTAATTATACCTGTTATGTGTGTCATTATAGCGGTAAGCGCATCTGTAGTTTTGGGATTTCAAAAAGACAATGCTTCCGCTTCCGCAGATTATACTTTATTACATAAAGCAGATTTAACAGACAGTATAAGCATGAAAGGCATTGTGGAAAGCGATAACACTCAAAAGGTATATTCAAATCTCAGCTACAAAGTTAAAGAAGTATTCGTTGAAGCAGGTGATTATGTTAAAGAAGGTGACATTCTGGCCCAGCTGGAGACTGAAGATTTAGAAAGAAGCCTTGAGAAAAGGAAAGAAGAGGTTTCGGCATCGCATCAAAGCAACATTAATCAGTTAAATAACAGCCAAAGAATACTTTCAGAAGCGTTATCAAATTTAAATAATGGTACAAATTCTCAAATTGTCAGCGCAGAGACCTCTTTAAAGACTGCTGAAATCAACCTTGAAAATACTAAAAAAGCATATAATGATGCCGTAAATGACAGTAATCAGGGTATCAATACCAAGCTGGCATCAGCCCAAAGCAATCTGGAGACGGCCGAATTGGACTTTAATAAAAGGCAAAAGGACTATGATAATGCAAAAGCATTGTTTAATGCAGGGGGGATCTCCTTGGAAGAGCTTGAGCAATCAGAGAAGACCCTTAAAAACGCACAAATCCAGTATGACGATGCCTTATTAAGCCTGGAAAACGCAAAAACTGCTGACAGCCGTACTTTAGAACAGGCTGAGGAAAACCTTAAAACTGCCCAGACTAATTATGATAACGCAGTCAAGGCATTAAATTCAGCTAAAGCAAAAGCGCAGCAAGATATATCGGATTACAAAAGCAAGGTCGAAAGTGCCCAGATAGCTGTAAATAACAAATCTAACCAGCTGTCTATTGAAGAGCTGGAAAAGCAGCTTAATGATTCTGCAATATACTCGCCTATAAGCGGAACGGTTACTGCAGTGTATGCTACAGAAGGGTCTTCCGGCCAAGGCTTGTTATTTATTGTGGAAGATACCGAAAATCTAAAAATTACAACGTATATCAAAGAATATGACGTAAGCAAAATCAAGGAAGGCATGAAGGTTGTAATACGTTCAGACGCTACCGGAAATGACGAATATGAAGGTATCTTAAGTAAAATTGAGCCTGCCGCAGTTAAAAATACGAACGGCGACACTTCCAGCACCACTGATGTAGAGTTTAAAGCAGAAATTGCAGTAGTATCCAGTGAAACAAATTTGAGAATCGGTATGAATACCAGAATGAATATCATAATTAGCAGCAAAGAAAGCGTATATTCCGTACCCTTTGAATCTATTAAATTGGGAAATAACGGACAAAGCACCGTGTTTATTATAGATGACAGTGGTATCTTACATGAGATAGCC
- a CDS encoding acyl-CoA dehydratase activase-related protein, whose amino-acid sequence MKIGIPKALLYYQYGALWSDFFKELNYEVVISGNTDSAVLQEGVSLCIDECCVPLKVYLGHVAKLKKYCDCIFVPRYSCDGPQEEYCPRFWGLPDIVRVTFPDITVLTCNLKGYKTRHELEGFMQLGSQLGKTPFETLKAFRKAKRAQMEKTKKLQENQQKVLNPSDIQILLVGQPYILRDSFLGGPMVRMIKEMGASPVFSDDFDKAICHSLSGNLSKDLYWTMNKEIIGAIPLLKNKVNGIILVTAFPCGTDSLVYELVLRRIKDIPIIHIVLDEQQGEAGLQTRLECFIDILKETRNAYVK is encoded by the coding sequence ATGAAAATTGGAATACCAAAGGCACTGTTGTATTATCAGTATGGGGCCTTGTGGAGTGATTTTTTTAAAGAGCTGAATTATGAAGTTGTGATAAGCGGTAATACAGATTCTGCTGTTTTGCAGGAAGGTGTGAGCTTATGTATAGATGAATGCTGTGTGCCCCTGAAGGTTTATCTTGGGCATGTGGCAAAGCTTAAAAAATACTGTGATTGTATCTTTGTGCCAAGGTATTCCTGCGATGGGCCTCAGGAAGAGTACTGCCCCAGGTTTTGGGGCCTACCGGATATTGTACGTGTAACCTTCCCTGATATTACTGTGTTGACTTGTAATTTGAAGGGATATAAAACAAGACATGAATTAGAAGGCTTTATGCAATTAGGCAGTCAACTGGGCAAAACGCCTTTTGAAACATTAAAGGCTTTTCGAAAAGCTAAAAGGGCTCAGATGGAAAAGACCAAAAAACTGCAGGAAAATCAGCAAAAGGTCTTAAATCCTTCTGATATACAAATTTTATTGGTCGGTCAGCCCTATATCCTCCGGGATTCTTTTTTAGGAGGGCCTATGGTTCGCATGATAAAGGAAATGGGTGCTAGTCCGGTATTTTCGGATGATTTTGATAAAGCTATTTGTCATAGCCTTTCTGGTAACCTTTCTAAAGATTTATATTGGACAATGAATAAAGAGATTATTGGAGCAATACCGCTTTTAAAAAATAAGGTAAATGGGATTATTCTGGTTACGGCTTTTCCCTGCGGAACAGATTCTCTTGTTTATGAACTGGTTTTACGGAGGATAAAGGATATTCCTATTATTCATATTGTGCTTGATGAGCAGCAGGGAGAGGCGGGTTTGCAGACACGCCTTGAATGTTTTATAGATATTTTAAAGGAGACAAGGAATGCTTATGTCAAATAA